A region from the Ctenopharyngodon idella isolate HZGC_01 chromosome 13, HZGC01, whole genome shotgun sequence genome encodes:
- the glo1 gene encoding lactoylglutathione lyase yields MTEPKSDQGLTDEAVAAACKEGNPITKDFMMQQTMLRVKDPVKSLDFYTRILGMTLLQKFDFPSMRFTLYFVGYEDKKEIPADVKERTAWTFSRRATIELTHNWGSETDDSLSYHNGNSDPRGFGHIGIAVPDVYAACKLFEENGVTFVKKPDDGKMKGLAFIQDPDGYWIEILSPNNMVSITS; encoded by the exons ATGACCGAGCCTAAAAGTGACCAGGGGCTGACGGACGAAGCAGTCGCCGCTGCATGTAAAGAAGGAAACCCCATCACTAAA GACTTCATGATGCAGCAGACAATGCTGCGGGTTAAGGATCCAGTTAAATCCCTGGATTTTTACACACGCATCCTGGGAATGAC GCTGTTACAGAAGTTTGATTTTCCCTCTATGCGATTCACCCTCTACTTTGTGGGTTATGAGGATAAGAAAGAAATCCCTGCAGATGTGAAGGAGAGGACAGCCTGGACGTTCTCCCGCCGAGCCACTATAGAGCTCACCCA TAACTGGGGCTCAGAGACAGATGACAGCCTGTCTTACCATAACGGCAACTCAGACCCAAGAGGCTTTG GACATATTGGAATTGCTGTGCCGGATGTCTATGCTGCCTGCAAGCTGTTTGAAGAGAATGGAGTGACCTTCGTAAAAAAGCCTGATGATG GTAAAATGAAGGGCCTGGCCTTTATTCAGGATCCCGACGGTTACTGGATTGAGATTCTCAGCCCCAACAACATGGTGTCCATCACTTCTTAA
- the btbd9 gene encoding BTB/POZ domain-containing protein 9, whose amino-acid sequence MSDSHPLRPMSSTSEIDHLHLLSEQLGALVPGEEYSDVTFVVEEKRFPAHRVILAARCQYFRALLYGGLRESQAQAEVRLEETRAEAFSMLLRYLYTGRATLSEAREETLLDFLGLAHRYGLQPLEASICEFLRTLLSTRNVCLVFDVASLYCLNGLSEACMAYMDRNATEVLKSDGFLTLSKSALLTVVRRDSFAASEREIFQALCRWCHHNGDGPEVKEVMSAVRLPLMTLSEMLNVVRPSGLLSPDDLLDAIQTRSESRDMDLNYRGMLIPEENIATMKHGAVVVKGELKSALLDGDTQNYDLDHGFSRHPIEEEGRAAGIQVRLGQPSIINHIRLLLWDKDSRSYSYYVEVSMDELDWVRVVDHSKFLCRSWQHLYFPARVCRFIRVVGTHNTVNKVFHLVALECMYTQRPFTLERGLIVPTENVATVQACASVIEGVSRSRNALLNGDTSHYDWDSGYTCHQLGSGAIVIQLAQPYMLGSMRLLLWDCDERSYSYYVELSTNQQHWVRVVDHTKVACRSWQTLTFDTQPASFIRIVGTHNTANEVFHCVHFECPAQVDTVVKEESPGPDQPKPESSSQNSHSQGLTPQKPSTSPHT is encoded by the exons ATGAGTGACAGTCATCCTCTGCGGCCGATGAGCTCCACGTCTGAGATCGACCACCTCCATCTCCTGTCAGAGCAGCTCGGCGCTTTAGTTCCTGGTGAAGAGTACAGCGATGTCACCTTTGTGGTGGAGGAGAAGCGCTTTCCCGCACACAGAGTCATTCTAGCAGCCCGCTGCCAGTATTTCAG GGCTTTGCTGTATGGAGGGCTGAGAGAGTCCCAGGCCCAGGCAGAGGTTCGGTTGGAGGAAACACGTGCTGAAGCTTTTTCCATGTTATTGCGGTATCTGTACACAGGCCGAGCCACCCTGAGTGAAGCTAGGGAAGAGACTCTGTTAGATTTCCTGGGATTGGCGCACCGCTATGGCCTCCAACCTCTAGAAGCCTCCATATGCGAGTTCCTCCGCACTTTATTGAGCACGCGAAATGTCTGTCTGGTGTTTGATGTGGCTAGTCTGTACTGTCTGAATGGGCTGTCTGAGGCCTGCATGGCCTACATGGACCGTAACGCCACCGAAGTGTTGAAGTCAGATGGCTTTCTCACCCTTTCAAAG TCTGCCCTGCTGACCGTTGTCAGGAGAGATTCCTTTGCTGCAAGCGAGAGGGAGATCTTTCAGGCCCTCTGCCGCTGGTGTCACCACAACGGCGATGGCCCAGAGGTGAAGGAAGTGATGTCAGCAGTCCGACTGCCCCTGATGACTCTCTCTGAAATGCTGAATGTGGTTCGTCCCTCGGGCCTCCTCAGCCCGGACGACCTGCTAGATGCCATACAGACCCGCTCGGAGAGCAGAGACATGGACCTCAACTACCGCGGCATGCTAA TCCCAGAGGAGAACATTGCCACTATGAAGCATGGCGCTGTAGTAGTGAAGGGTGAGCTGAAGTCTGCTCTCTTGGATGGAGACACGCAGAACTATGATCTGGACCATGGCTTCTCGAGACACCCCATAGAAGAAGAGGGACGAGCCGCTGGTATCCAAGTCCGCTTGGGTCAACCCTCCATCATCAATCACATACGTCTACTTTTATGGGACAAGGACAGCAG GTCTTACTCGTACTATGTTGAGGTGTCTATGGATGAGCTGGACTGGGTACGTGTGGTGGATCACTCCAAGTTCCTGTGCCGCTCCTGGCAGCATCTCTATTTCCCAGCACGAGTTTGCAG GTTTATTCGTGTTGTGGGCACACATAACACTGTCAACAAAGTGTTTCACTTGGTGGCTCTGGAGTGCATGTACACACAGCGACCATTCACCCTGGAGAGAGGCCTAATTG TTCCCACAGAGAACGTGGCGACCGTGCAGGCATGTGCTAGTGTAATAGAGGGTGTGAGTCGCAGCAGAAATGCCTTGCTGAACGGGGACACCAGCCACTATGACTGGGACTCGGGATACACCTGTCACCAGCTGGGCTCTGGAGCCATCGTTATCCAGCTCGCTCAGCCTTACATGCTGGGCTCAATGCG GTTGCTGTTGTGGGACTGTGATGAGAGGAGCTATAGTTATTATGTGGAGCTGTCCACAAACCAGCAACATTGGGTGAGGGTCGTAGACCACACAAAAGTGGCATGCAG GTCGTGGCAGACTCTGACGTTTGACACACAGCCTGCATCCTTTATTCGTATTGTGGGAACTCACAACACCGCTAACGAG GTTTTTCACTGCGTTCACTTTGAGTGCCCTGCACAGGTGGATACGGTTGTTAAAGAAGAAAGTCCTGGACCAGATCAGCCCAAACCAGAATCCAGCTCCCAGAACTCCCATTCACAGGGCCTAACGCCCCAGAAACCCTCCACGTCTCCGCACACATAG